The Saccharomonospora cyanea NA-134 genome includes a region encoding these proteins:
- a CDS encoding acetyl-CoA C-acetyltransferase gives MSTEAFIYEAIRTPRGKNKGGSLHGTKPIDLVVGLIDELKARHPGLDPALIDDIILGVVSPVGDQGADIARAAAIAAGLPETVAGVQLNRFCASGLEAVNQAAQKVRAGWDDLVIGGGVESMSRVPMGSDGGAMFTDPATNYDSYFVPQGIGADLIATTEGFTREDVDAYAVRSQERAEAAWAGGYFAKSVVPVKDINGVTILDHDEHRRPGTTMEALAKLRPAFADLGDFAGFDAVALQKYHWVEKIDHVHTGGNSSGIVDGAGIVLVGSEEIGKRIGMEPRARVVATAVTGSDPTIMLTGPTPATEKVLAKAGLTVDDIDLFELNEAFAAVVLKWMKDLNLPEEKVNVNGGAIAMGHPLGATGAMILGTMVDELERRQARRALVTLCIGGGMGLATIIERV, from the coding sequence GTGAGTACAGAGGCGTTCATCTACGAGGCGATCCGTACGCCTCGTGGCAAGAACAAGGGCGGTTCCCTCCACGGAACCAAGCCGATCGACCTGGTGGTCGGCCTGATCGACGAACTCAAGGCGCGGCACCCGGGCCTGGACCCCGCGCTGATCGACGACATCATCCTCGGCGTCGTCTCGCCGGTGGGTGACCAGGGCGCCGACATCGCCCGCGCGGCCGCCATCGCCGCCGGGCTGCCCGAGACGGTCGCGGGTGTGCAGCTCAACCGCTTCTGTGCCTCGGGTCTGGAAGCCGTCAACCAGGCCGCACAGAAGGTCCGCGCGGGCTGGGACGACCTCGTCATCGGCGGTGGTGTCGAGTCGATGTCGCGCGTGCCCATGGGCTCCGACGGTGGTGCGATGTTCACCGACCCCGCCACCAACTACGACTCCTACTTCGTGCCGCAGGGCATCGGTGCCGACCTGATCGCGACCACCGAGGGCTTCACGCGTGAGGACGTCGACGCCTACGCCGTGCGCTCGCAGGAGCGGGCCGAGGCCGCGTGGGCGGGCGGTTACTTCGCCAAGTCCGTGGTGCCGGTCAAGGACATCAACGGCGTGACCATCCTCGACCACGACGAGCACCGCCGCCCCGGCACCACGATGGAGGCGCTCGCCAAGCTGCGTCCCGCGTTCGCCGACCTCGGTGACTTCGCCGGGTTCGACGCCGTGGCGCTGCAGAAGTACCACTGGGTCGAGAAGATCGACCACGTGCACACCGGTGGCAACTCGTCGGGCATCGTCGACGGCGCCGGGATCGTGCTGGTGGGCAGCGAGGAGATCGGCAAGCGGATCGGCATGGAGCCGCGTGCGCGCGTCGTCGCCACCGCGGTCACCGGTTCCGACCCGACGATCATGCTGACCGGCCCGACGCCCGCCACCGAGAAGGTGCTGGCCAAGGCGGGTCTCACGGTCGACGACATCGACCTGTTCGAGCTGAACGAGGCGTTCGCCGCCGTCGTCCTCAAGTGGATGAAGGACCTGAACCTCCCGGAGGAGAAGGTCAACGTCAACGGCGGCGCCATCGCCATGGGCCACCCGCTGGGCGCGACCGGCGCGATGATCCTGGGCACGATGGTGGACGAACTGGAGCGCCGCCAGGCTCGGCGCGCGCTCGTGACGCTGTGCATCGGCGGTGGCATGGGCCTCGCCACGATCATCGAGCGCGTGTGA
- a CDS encoding TetR/AcrR family transcriptional regulator has protein sequence MGDGNSRNRRPRDRKAQLAAVASELFRQRGYHGVSINDIAAAAGVTGPALYRHFADKQAILAHVLLTGLGDMELATEAALDESRTESYARIRELLTGLAARSVERRDVAALWRWEGRHLDADAQQQIRRRSTAMLAAWAKVLMRKRPELPGEDAELLCWATLSVFGSVSVHRTTLPKRRFTDLLTTLALRVLHVDLPEPDDAEPSAAVTPPALALGRPSRREQVLTEAAELFRRRGFTDVSMEDIGRAVGIAGPSVYRHFPSKAALLAAIGRRAGDRLMVAADHALRASAPPDEREALRRLADSYVRTLTGPPELLVAFSVDHVHIDEKDRPELLRIQRDYVAQWVRLLEAVRPELDTREAKIIVHAALTIANDLTRTRRVASRPNLVAELTTLLHAVLDID, from the coding sequence ATGGGTGATGGAAACAGCAGGAACAGGCGTCCGCGCGACCGGAAGGCCCAGCTCGCCGCGGTCGCGTCCGAGCTGTTCCGGCAGCGCGGCTACCACGGTGTGAGCATCAACGACATCGCGGCCGCGGCCGGCGTGACGGGCCCCGCCCTCTACCGGCACTTCGCCGACAAGCAGGCGATCCTCGCGCACGTACTGCTCACGGGGCTGGGCGACATGGAGCTCGCCACCGAGGCCGCGCTCGACGAGAGCCGCACCGAGTCGTACGCCCGCATCCGCGAGTTGCTCACCGGCCTCGCGGCCCGCTCGGTGGAACGCAGGGACGTCGCCGCGCTGTGGCGCTGGGAGGGGCGCCACCTCGACGCCGACGCCCAGCAACAGATCCGGCGCCGCTCCACGGCCATGCTGGCGGCGTGGGCGAAGGTGCTCATGCGCAAGCGTCCCGAACTTCCCGGCGAGGACGCCGAGCTGCTGTGCTGGGCGACGCTGTCGGTGTTCGGCAGCGTGTCCGTCCACCGCACGACACTGCCCAAGCGCCGGTTCACCGACCTGCTCACCACGCTGGCGCTGCGCGTGCTGCACGTGGACCTGCCCGAGCCCGACGACGCCGAGCCGTCCGCTGCGGTCACGCCGCCCGCACTGGCCCTGGGCAGGCCGTCGCGGCGCGAGCAGGTGCTCACCGAGGCCGCGGAGCTGTTCCGCAGGCGCGGGTTCACCGACGTCAGCATGGAGGACATCGGCAGGGCCGTCGGGATCGCCGGGCCCAGCGTGTACCGGCACTTCCCCAGCAAGGCGGCGCTGCTCGCCGCCATCGGCAGGCGCGCGGGCGACCGGCTCATGGTCGCCGCCGACCACGCGCTGCGAGCGAGCGCCCCGCCCGACGAGCGGGAGGCGTTGCGCAGGCTCGCCGACTCCTACGTGCGGACCCTGACCGGCCCGCCCGAGCTGCTCGTGGCGTTCTCTGTGGATCACGTGCACATCGACGAGAAGGACAGGCCGGAGCTGCTGCGGATCCAGCGCGACTACGTGGCGCAGTGGGTGCGGCTGCTGGAGGCCGTGCGTCCCGAACTGGACACCCGCGAAGCGAAGATCATCGTCCATGCGGCGCTGACCATCGCCAACGACCTCACGCGGACTCGCCGGGTGGCCTCGCGGCCGAACCTGGTCGCGGAACTGACCACGCTGCTGCACGCGGTACTGGACATCGACTGA
- a CDS encoding acyl-CoA dehydrogenase family protein, which yields MGFGLAALNRLAGNPLLDRTGLRKPVERIVATATRGGFRAAGAAQRAFKATTRLGKPARLAPAPEAGLFDLTPDDEQQMIVDTVREFAAEQLRPAAAEADDKLAPPDGLLVRAAELGLTVVGIPEEVGGVGTERSAVTNVLVAEALAHGDLGLAVAVLAPSAVSNVLVRHGDAHQQSTYLPAFTGEDVPAAALALQESAPLFDVFAPRTTARRTPNGYRLDGVKNLVPRAAQAELFVVSANLEGPQGHSPALFVVESGTGGVSIEAEPAMGLRGAATGKLVLDNVSLPASALIGGGRREVFTDVVRSSRLAWAALACGTAKAVLDYVVPYVNEREAFGEPVSHRQGVAFQVADIGIELEGMRLVTLRAASRMEQDKSHAREVALARKLATDKGMRIGNTGVQLLGGHGFVKEHPVERWYRDLRAVGVMEGVVSA from the coding sequence ATGGGCTTCGGTCTCGCGGCGCTCAACCGGCTCGCCGGAAACCCACTGCTCGACCGCACCGGACTGCGCAAACCCGTGGAGAGGATCGTGGCCACGGCCACGCGCGGAGGCTTCCGCGCAGCGGGCGCGGCGCAACGGGCGTTCAAGGCGACCACTCGGCTCGGCAAGCCCGCGCGGCTGGCTCCGGCCCCCGAGGCGGGGCTGTTCGACCTGACGCCGGACGACGAGCAGCAGATGATCGTCGACACGGTCAGAGAGTTCGCCGCCGAGCAGCTCCGGCCGGCCGCGGCCGAGGCCGACGACAAGCTCGCGCCTCCCGACGGCCTGCTCGTGCGCGCGGCGGAGTTGGGACTGACGGTGGTCGGCATCCCCGAGGAGGTCGGTGGCGTCGGCACCGAGCGGTCGGCCGTCACGAACGTGCTCGTCGCGGAGGCCCTCGCCCACGGCGACCTGGGGCTGGCCGTGGCCGTGCTCGCGCCGTCGGCGGTGAGTAACGTCCTCGTCCGCCACGGCGACGCCCACCAGCAGTCGACCTACCTGCCCGCGTTCACCGGCGAGGACGTCCCGGCGGCGGCACTGGCGTTGCAGGAGAGCGCGCCGCTGTTCGACGTGTTCGCCCCGAGGACCACCGCGCGCCGCACGCCGAACGGCTACCGCCTCGACGGGGTGAAGAACCTGGTGCCGAGGGCGGCGCAGGCGGAGTTGTTCGTCGTGTCGGCGAACCTGGAAGGCCCCCAGGGCCACAGCCCGGCGCTGTTCGTCGTCGAGTCCGGTACCGGCGGGGTGTCGATCGAGGCCGAACCCGCGATGGGCCTGCGTGGCGCCGCCACCGGCAAGCTCGTGCTGGACAACGTGTCTCTGCCCGCGAGCGCGCTGATCGGCGGCGGGAGGCGCGAGGTGTTCACCGACGTCGTGCGCTCGTCGCGCCTGGCGTGGGCGGCGCTCGCGTGCGGCACCGCGAAGGCCGTGCTCGACTACGTCGTCCCGTACGTCAACGAGCGGGAGGCGTTCGGCGAGCCCGTCAGCCACCGGCAGGGCGTGGCCTTCCAGGTGGCCGACATCGGCATCGAACTGGAGGGCATGCGGCTGGTGACGCTGCGCGCGGCGTCCCGCATGGAGCAGGACAAGTCGCACGCCCGTGAGGTCGCGCTCGCGCGCAAGCTCGCCACCGACAAGGGCATGCGGATCGGCAACACCGGCGTGCAGCTGCTCGGCGGGCACGGCTTCGTCAAGGAACACCCGGTGGAGCGCTGGTACCGCGACCTGCGCGCGGTCGGCGTCATGGAAGGGGTCGTCTCAGCATGA
- a CDS encoding acyl-CoA dehydrogenase family protein produces the protein MINLEVPKKAKALVNQARQAATEVFRPISRKYDRAEHSYPTELDMLAALLDGLNTSGEGGAGAAGVRRKDDKDGKDGKDTAGNRNGGNLLTVLGTIELCWGDVALLLSMPRQGLGNAAIASVADDEQLERFGKLWAAMAITEPGCGSDSAAITTTATKDGDDYVLNGEKIFVTSGERADAVVVWATLDRSKGRAAIKSFVVEKGTPGFEVVRLEHKLGIRASDTAVLRFDNCRVPAKNLLGSPEIDTKKGFAGVMQTFDNTRPLVAAMAVGVARAALEETRRILEEAGIEVDYDKPALAQHAAAATFLQLEADYEAAYLTTLEAAWMADNRKPNSLQASMAKAKAGRAVVDITLKCVELAGTFGYTEESLLEKWARDSKILDIFEGTQQIQQLIVARKLLGKTSKELK, from the coding sequence ATGATCAATCTTGAGGTCCCGAAGAAGGCCAAGGCCCTGGTCAACCAGGCCAGGCAGGCCGCGACCGAGGTGTTCCGGCCGATCTCGCGCAAGTACGACCGCGCCGAGCACTCCTACCCCACCGAGCTGGACATGCTCGCCGCGCTGCTCGACGGGCTGAACACCTCCGGCGAGGGCGGCGCGGGCGCGGCGGGGGTGCGCCGCAAGGACGACAAGGACGGCAAGGACGGCAAGGACACTGCCGGCAACCGCAACGGCGGCAACCTGCTCACCGTGCTCGGCACCATCGAACTGTGCTGGGGCGACGTGGCGCTGCTGCTGTCGATGCCGAGGCAGGGACTCGGCAACGCCGCCATCGCGTCGGTGGCCGACGACGAACAGCTCGAACGGTTCGGCAAGCTGTGGGCGGCCATGGCCATCACCGAGCCCGGCTGCGGCTCCGACTCGGCCGCCATCACCACCACGGCCACCAAGGACGGCGACGACTACGTCCTCAACGGGGAGAAGATCTTCGTCACCTCCGGCGAGCGCGCCGACGCCGTGGTGGTGTGGGCGACGCTGGACAGGAGCAAGGGCCGCGCCGCCATCAAGTCGTTCGTCGTCGAGAAGGGCACGCCCGGCTTCGAGGTGGTGCGGCTGGAGCACAAACTCGGCATCCGCGCGTCCGACACGGCGGTGCTGCGGTTCGACAACTGCCGGGTGCCCGCGAAGAACCTGCTCGGCTCGCCGGAGATCGACACCAAGAAGGGTTTCGCGGGGGTCATGCAGACCTTCGACAACACCCGCCCGCTGGTGGCCGCGATGGCCGTCGGCGTCGCGCGGGCGGCGTTGGAGGAGACCCGGCGGATCCTGGAAGAGGCCGGCATCGAGGTGGACTACGACAAGCCCGCGCTCGCGCAGCACGCCGCCGCGGCGACGTTCCTGCAACTGGAGGCCGACTACGAGGCGGCGTACCTGACGACGCTGGAAGCGGCGTGGATGGCCGACAACCGCAAACCGAACTCGCTACAGGCGTCGATGGCGAAGGCCAAGGCGGGCCGCGCGGTCGTGGACATCACCCTCAAGTGTGTCGAGCTCGCGGGCACCTTCGGGTACACGGAGGAGTCGCTGCTGGAGAAGTGGGCGCGCGACTCGAAGATCCTGGACATCTTCGAAGGCACCCAACAGATCCAGCAACTCATCGTGGCCCGCAAGCTGTTGGGCAAGACGAGCAAGGAACTGAAGTAG
- a CDS encoding GNAT family N-acetyltransferase has translation MSTGLRLRPLMPADESVFRTAYQELAVESFEFGHGWHPELDWREYLAKLERIRLGVGLAANQVPATFLLAHVDGVVVGRTSIRHRLNDQLRNKGGHIGYAVRPGHRRLGYGTEILRQSLIVARTVGVGAVLVTCDTANTASARIIEACGGTLASQTSTHLRYWIP, from the coding sequence ATGAGTACGGGTCTGCGCCTTCGCCCGCTGATGCCTGCTGACGAGTCGGTATTTCGCACGGCATATCAGGAACTGGCGGTAGAGAGTTTCGAGTTCGGGCACGGCTGGCACCCCGAACTGGACTGGCGCGAGTACTTGGCGAAATTGGAACGGATCAGACTCGGCGTCGGACTGGCGGCGAATCAGGTCCCAGCGACTTTTCTCCTGGCCCACGTCGACGGGGTCGTCGTGGGCCGTACATCGATCCGGCACCGGCTCAATGACCAGTTACGGAACAAGGGCGGGCACATCGGATACGCCGTCCGCCCCGGTCATCGTCGGCTAGGCTACGGAACCGAAATCCTGCGTCAGAGTTTGATCGTCGCTCGAACCGTCGGGGTCGGCGCGGTACTGGTGACCTGCGATACAGCCAACACAGCGTCCGCCAGAATCATCGAAGCGTGCGGTGGCACACTAGCCTCCCAAACCTCAACGCACCTTCGGTATTGGATCCCCTGA
- a CDS encoding response regulator, whose amino-acid sequence MTEPIRVLICEDQELVRTGYVTIFSAQPDIVVVGEAADGRAAVEAARRLRPDVIVMDVRMPVLDGIEATRQLTGPGVEVPVKVLVVTTFNVDEYVYEALRAGASGFLLKDTPPAQLVDGVRTIARGDSLLDPAVTRNLIGHFAERLRPADTSRPARDAVVRALAPRELEVLEHLAAGLSNAEIAAELVISSETVKTYVSRILTKLDLRDRVQAVVLAYRVGLVSNTD is encoded by the coding sequence ATGACCGAGCCGATCCGGGTGCTGATCTGCGAGGACCAGGAACTGGTGCGCACCGGCTACGTCACCATCTTCTCCGCGCAGCCCGACATCGTGGTCGTCGGTGAGGCGGCCGACGGGCGCGCGGCGGTGGAGGCCGCGCGGCGGTTGCGCCCCGACGTGATCGTGATGGACGTCCGTATGCCCGTTCTGGACGGCATCGAGGCGACCCGCCAGCTGACCGGTCCCGGCGTCGAGGTACCAGTGAAGGTGCTGGTCGTCACCACGTTCAACGTCGACGAGTACGTGTACGAGGCACTTCGCGCCGGCGCCAGCGGGTTCCTCCTCAAGGACACGCCGCCGGCGCAGCTGGTCGACGGCGTCCGCACGATCGCCCGCGGCGACTCCCTGCTGGACCCCGCGGTCACCCGAAACCTGATCGGCCACTTCGCCGAACGGCTCCGCCCCGCCGACACCTCCCGCCCGGCACGAGACGCCGTCGTGCGGGCACTGGCACCCCGCGAGCTGGAAGTGCTCGAACACCTCGCTGCCGGCCTGTCCAACGCCGAAATCGCCGCGGAACTGGTCATCTCCTCCGAGACGGTGAAGACCTATGTGTCCCGAATCCTCACCAAACTCGACCTGCGGGACCGCGTACAAGCAGTCGTCCTCGCCTACCGGGTCGGCCTGGTATCCAACACGGACTGA
- a CDS encoding sensor histidine kinase: MAAVVTVLAFTPTVAHIGPEIGDLPRRDPGGIGAVVGAALTLAMCLPLAVRSRMPAVCLSVVGTAFAIGQVLSYPDTFGKVGILLALYAAGAHLVRFRRGLAAVLTAGYAVLTVALHNLGSPQRFPDFVAFYLVLVVIWLAGTGMRRWRSEEAERRRLAAEVAAATERARIARDLHDVVTHHVTAMVVQADAAQFLLDSAPERTGTGLRAISDTGRRALTELRTLLGILEATGEAGTADRTPAMGKVADLVERARLSGQPVEWTEQGEQLPRSVDVELATYRVVQEALTNALKHATGNPTKVMVRHGKDHIEVEVITLGPVVGDTATPSGGRGLTGLRERVRMLGGDLVSGGLPDDGGFRVWAVIPGSPT; this comes from the coding sequence TTGGCGGCGGTGGTGACCGTGCTGGCATTCACGCCGACCGTCGCCCACATCGGGCCGGAGATCGGCGATCTGCCCCGACGCGATCCGGGCGGAATCGGCGCGGTGGTCGGTGCGGCGCTGACGCTGGCGATGTGCCTGCCGCTCGCGGTACGCAGCCGGATGCCTGCCGTGTGCCTGTCGGTCGTCGGTACCGCGTTCGCGATCGGTCAGGTGCTGAGCTACCCGGACACGTTCGGCAAGGTGGGGATTCTCCTCGCGTTGTACGCCGCAGGCGCGCACCTGGTGCGGTTCCGTCGAGGGCTTGCCGCAGTGCTGACCGCGGGTTATGCGGTGCTCACCGTGGCACTGCACAACCTTGGCTCACCGCAACGGTTTCCGGATTTTGTCGCGTTCTATCTCGTGTTGGTGGTGATCTGGTTGGCCGGCACCGGCATGCGTCGATGGCGCTCGGAAGAGGCTGAACGTAGACGGCTGGCGGCCGAGGTGGCCGCGGCCACCGAGCGGGCACGCATCGCTCGGGACCTGCACGACGTGGTCACCCATCACGTGACCGCGATGGTGGTCCAGGCCGACGCGGCGCAGTTCCTGCTCGACTCCGCGCCGGAACGAACCGGGACAGGCCTGCGTGCCATCAGTGACACCGGACGCCGGGCGTTGACGGAGCTGCGGACCCTGCTCGGCATTCTCGAGGCGACCGGCGAGGCCGGGACCGCGGACCGGACGCCGGCCATGGGAAAGGTCGCTGATCTGGTTGAACGGGCCCGGCTGTCCGGCCAGCCCGTCGAGTGGACCGAGCAGGGCGAGCAACTACCGCGGTCCGTCGACGTGGAGCTGGCCACCTACCGCGTGGTACAAGAGGCGCTCACCAACGCGCTCAAACACGCGACCGGAAACCCGACCAAGGTCATGGTCCGACACGGTAAGGACCACATCGAGGTCGAGGTGATCACCCTCGGTCCCGTGGTCGGCGACACGGCCACACCATCCGGTGGCCGAGGCCTGACAGGACTTCGGGAACGGGTGCGGATGCTCGGCGGGGACCTGGTTTCCGGTGGCCTGCCCGACGACGGCGGCTTCCGCGTCTGGGCCGTGATTCCAGGGAGCCCCACATGA
- a CDS encoding CPBP family intramembrane glutamic endopeptidase: protein MSVARTDQQPGRAGRVLRFPLVWMLVGIVGVGGVAALSSGGSPVLAVVGAVAAVAVYWVVMRYVARRSTPEIARARAGIQALLGIGLGVVFITTSMLMVISEFSFTRASGSVMATVASIAAVQLGAAVTEELLFRGLLLQGLERMCGSWAALAISAVLFGAIHLANPGATLWTGFAIAVEAGVLMGATFLWLRSIWAVVGLHFAWNTIEGLLGVPVSGHASPGLLITEPTGPELLTGGQFGFEGSIVPVVVSLLLALPMLIAAHKRGNLVPMRRR, encoded by the coding sequence ATGTCGGTCGCGCGTACGGACCAGCAGCCTGGGCGAGCGGGCCGCGTCTTGCGGTTTCCGCTCGTCTGGATGCTGGTCGGGATAGTCGGTGTCGGCGGGGTGGCGGCGCTGTCCTCGGGTGGGTCGCCGGTGCTGGCGGTCGTGGGCGCGGTTGCCGCGGTTGCCGTCTACTGGGTGGTCATGCGCTACGTCGCGCGGCGGAGCACGCCGGAGATCGCGAGGGCACGGGCCGGGATCCAGGCGTTGCTCGGCATCGGGCTCGGCGTCGTGTTCATCACCACCTCGATGCTCATGGTGATCAGCGAGTTCTCGTTCACCAGGGCGTCCGGGAGTGTCATGGCGACCGTGGCGAGCATCGCTGCGGTGCAGCTCGGTGCGGCGGTGACCGAGGAACTGCTCTTCCGCGGCCTGCTGTTGCAGGGGCTGGAACGGATGTGTGGCAGTTGGGCGGCGCTGGCGATCAGCGCGGTGCTGTTCGGTGCCATCCACCTGGCCAACCCCGGCGCCACGTTGTGGACCGGGTTCGCGATCGCCGTCGAGGCCGGTGTCCTGATGGGCGCCACGTTCCTGTGGCTGCGCAGCATCTGGGCGGTCGTGGGCCTGCACTTCGCCTGGAACACCATCGAAGGGCTGCTCGGCGTCCCGGTCTCGGGTCACGCGTCGCCGGGTTTGCTGATCACCGAACCGACGGGCCCGGAGTTGCTGACCGGCGGCCAGTTCGGCTTCGAGGGGTCGATCGTTCCCGTCGTCGTGAGCCTGCTGCTCGCCCTGCCCATGCTCATCGCCGCTCACAAGCGCGGCAACCTCGTGCCCATGCGGCGGCGCTAA